In Bacteroidia bacterium, the following proteins share a genomic window:
- a CDS encoding transposase, translating into MEDYSIQTRIGLDVVFSHFLKTQLQLCVVHVERNVLKQVRPKDREAVAADFRQVFRTEDSSYTQEQARVAWQQFTEKWGRYYAGIKRMRDKERMEWYFTYLAYDYRIRNMLYSTNWIERLNRDYKRVTRMRGALPNPQSTILLLGYVAMTRKAYERKVPKLNYETGKFKWEA; encoded by the coding sequence TTGGAAGATTATTCGATTCAAACCAGAATAGGTTTAGATGTGGTGTTCAGCCATTTTCTGAAGACACAACTGCAGTTATGCGTGGTACATGTAGAGAGGAATGTATTGAAGCAAGTGCGTCCGAAAGATAGGGAAGCGGTAGCAGCAGACTTCAGGCAGGTATTTCGCACAGAGGATAGCAGTTATACCCAAGAACAGGCCAGGGTGGCATGGCAGCAGTTTACGGAAAAATGGGGGCGTTACTATGCAGGAATAAAGCGGATGCGGGATAAGGAACGGATGGAGTGGTATTTTACGTATTTGGCCTATGATTATCGCATCCGGAACATGTTGTATAGCACCAACTGGATAGAGCGCTTGAACAGGGACTACAAGCGGGTTACGCGTATGCGCGGAGCATTGCCCAATCCACAGTCCACTATTCTGCTATTGGGCTATGTAGCCATGACGCGAAAAGCCTATGAGCGCAAAGTGCCAAAATTGAATTATGAGACGGGAAAATTTAAATGGGAAGCATGA